The genomic DNA CACAATCTTGGCATAGGTTTCTTTCTTTATGCTTTCAACAGGCTCATCTCCATCTGGGGAATGCAGCCGTGTTAGAGCCTCAGTCTCTTTCCATGTGCAGGACTTCTCCTATGATGACTCAAAGGTGGAGTTTAATGTTGATGCCCCAAATGGAGTGGTGATGGAAGGCTACCTCTTCAAGAGAGCCAGCAATGCTTTCAAAACATGGAATCGGTGAGTAATACCTCATATTTCATTTGGTATCAGGGCCAAGGCTCCGAACACAGCTAATGCCATAGGAAAGTTGTAAATTAATAGCAATTAAGAGGAATATGTAATGCAGCGAGACCTGCTTGCTTTTAAAGAGCCACGAGTATTTTACCTGTCTGTTGTGGGAGGGGGAATAGGCAGGAGTGGAACTATCAGCACtactgctgggagctgagagGTGGCTGTCTGAGCACTGACCCTGCTCTTAATcgcttataaatatttcagctgaTAGATCACCAGGAATGCTGGTCTCATATGGCGCCTGCACCAGTCAGGAGCTGCCAGAGACCTTGGGAAAGTGGAAGCAGAGGTTTCATGTTCTAGCCTTGCTTGATATTTGTGTGTTTAGCTTCCCTTGAGATTGTTAATGGGTTTCATTGATGGTTGTGCAGGAGCATTCAAACCCTTTCAGTTAGTTTGTAATGCAAGAGATCAATGCTTTTGTGACCGACGTTTCCTCCTGTCGCTTAACAGGGAAATGATGTAATATTATCAGATCCTGCACTTGGCTATGGGATACACTCTATATGCCACAGCAGGGTTGAAATATGCTGTCATTAGACTTTGGAATAAATAAACACTAAGTGATTCAGTGAACGGTCTGTGGGATGCACAGAAATTGCCTGTGTTTGCATGGAGAGAAGATCTGAAATTACTGCATCTTGGAATTGGTTGGGTCAGTGAATCCTTCCTGAAGCTTGCTCCAGTGCTGCTAAATTGGATTGGAATGTTTTCAGAACGTTTTTAACCCCTCAGGCTGTCTCATCCTCTGACATTTAAGCACTAAGTTTGCATTTGAAGGaaccagaaactgcagcagcagctacaTCCCAGTGCATCAGTTGTTTGATTTCAGTGCTCACCTGGAACGTATTGTAGCTGCAGTCTTACCAGCCTTTTAGGAGTTCCTGCTTGGTATTTCATAAGCATGGCCCCTGTCCCTAGACATGTGTGCTTTCACTGCACACCACGCATCTGTGCAGAGGAGAAGGTCATGCCAAAGTGGCATGTTTGTGCTGAGACCTGTACCTTGAGAATTTAAGGGGCACTCTGTAGGACACTTATCTTGGAGGGAACACAAACCTCTGAGACCTTCTGATTGTCCCGATGTCTGAAGTAAAGCTTGTGTCAAAGGCTCTAAGTTTTCCCAATCCCCCAAATCCCAGCTGTTCCCCCACCCCCGTGTCCTCCTGCATCCCAGTCACACGCTTGCTATCCTCCCTGCAGCCATCTCAGTCTCTTCAGTCCCACCCACCCTCAGCCATATCTGCTGGCatttcagcagctcccagctcacctACCTACTCATCACCCTCTTACTGTCACCCTGCCACTCACTGGTGGTGCCTCCCCCTCGTGAGTGGGGTTCAGGCAGTAGAAGCAGCAAAATCCCCTGTTTGGTTCAGGCTAGGAGCCAACACCAGACAGCAATGGATTCCTTGGGGTAGCAGAGCAGGAGAAGGCAGCTGCAAGGAGCAGGAGTTGAAACCAGAACCTGAGAGAGAGAaacctgacagcagcagagctcactgaGCACAGACTGTGGCTGTCACAGCAGCTCGGAGATGCAGAACCAGATGAGCTCAGCAAAAGGGGTTCCCACGTAGGTGGGATGGCCTCCAGTTACCTGCGCTTTCCATTTCTTCACAGACATGTCAGATCCTTTATTACTGATGTCTTTTATCTCGCTCTTTAATCTTTCAGCAGTGACGAAGGAAAGAGAGCCCTGTCTCATCTCATTTTCCCAGGGAACCGAGTTCCTTTGCAAAACAAGTGTGATACATGCTCAATTGCCAGCCTGCCGCAAGCCTCTGACTATTTATGCTCggatatttctgtgcttttttccaGAAGGATGATCAGGTTGCTAAATCTTAGGCTGTATCTTGGACTGAGGAAGCATCTTGGGAGGGCTGGATTTAGCATTGCAGATTAAGACACCAGGGAATTACCTCTAATATCAGCATCATTTGGACCTTCTGTCACTTGTATCTTAATGGgaagctggcagctggtggtCCCCTAAGAAGGCAGATCCCCTTCCCACGCACATGTCCTTACTCTGGCCACAGCAAACAGGAGCTTTGGCTTTCTGTTTGGCATCCTGTTGGTTGTAGTGGCTACTGAGAGCTCAGCCTGGTAGGTAGCTTGTTCTGTATGAACAACAATGTGTGCAACctgtttgtattattttttccaacGCTGGTTGTAGCACTGCCAGTTAGCAGGCTTTTccaatatatatacatatttttctttttgccactTGGAAGTTTCTTCATTATATCAAAGAATTTCTGGCTTTCCCTATGACAGCTTGGAGAGGCAGGAGGCACGCTGCCTGTGGCACGTGCAAGCAATCCAACCTTCCCAGTAAACACCAGGTTACCTGCTGTGTAGGTCCATCCAGCCCTAACCAGTGCAGTGTGTCCCACTGATTTCTACCTGCATGGGGGCCAATGTGCACACAGGCTTCTGCTCCAGAAATCCTAGGTAGCAATATGAACTGCCCAGctcatttcttcccttccttcctgcttcATACACGTCAATGTATCTCAGACAGTTGCTTTCACAGTATCTCAATGCCAACAGTCATTTCCTAAGGCTGTAAATCCTTTTGTTATTCTCCGACGAGGGCATTGGAGAAGCATGAGTTTGACGcttgttttcagcttctctgaGGTCTGCTGTTCACTTGTTCTGacctctgtctgtctgtcttccCCCAGGAGGTGGTTCTCCATACAGAACAGCCAGCTGGTGTACCAGAAAAAACTAAAGGTCAGTGAGGCTTCCCCAGGTGACACTGGGCAGATTGGCCAACCTGATGTCCTGCTTTGCTGGGGATTTCTGCACCATGATGAGGAGGGTCGGATAGGGTCAGAGGTTGTGGGCACTGTTGTGCTTCAGGTTTAGGTGGTGCTGAGAACTAAGCAGCAGCAAATGGTGTTTGTGGGGATCTAAATACTCATATTCAACAGAGGAAGTTAGTGATGTTAGTAAGCTGTATCATGTGTTTGTTGTCCCACTGTTAGGTCCTATACAGCCCCCTCCTATTGCTCTAGAGTTATCCTGTGATGGgctggctctttttttttcttgacctAGCATGTGGTAACCAGCAGAGTTTGGGGAGGAGGTTTCTGAGAAGCTGATTATGACAGATTCAGAGAGCTGACGGAGCCACCTGTTCTCACTCTTTCAGGATGTCCTCACGGTGGTGGTGGAAGACCTGCGGCTCTGTACTGTCAAGCCATGTGAAGACATAGAGAGGAGGTTCTGCTTTGAGGTTGTCTCACCTACCAAGTAAGTTTGGAGGCTTCCCTGTGTCATCCTCGTGGTTGGTAGGCTGTATATAGAAATGCTACAAATTTGACTTGAGCACATGCTGCCCTGATCTGTTCAGTGATGACTGGCAGATAGCTCTGCCTGTCTTTCAGAGCCTCCATGAAGTTCATCAGTTATCAGCAGAAGCTGGTATCTAGGCTGTGCAGATCTAACGTCCATACAGACTGTGAAACTGGCAGCAGTCGTCTTTCCAAAATAGCTGCATTCATTTCTGTCCCATGCCTGTCAAATCAAGGTGCCACCTCCATTGAAAAGGCTACGTGAGGACAAAGTGGGACAGTTTTGACCAAGACTTGCATCCTctcctttcattctttcctactctctgctttccctcccaggagctgcatgctgcaggcTGACTCGGAGAAGCTGCGTCAGGCCTGGATTCAGGCTGTTCAAGCCAGCATCGCTTCTGCGTACCGGGAGAGTCCTGACAGCTACTATATTGAAGTGAGTGAGGGTGCAAGGAAGATCCCTAGTGGGATCTCAGAGCCCTGGCAGTGGGCTTCTGAGCTGTGATGTGTTTGGTGTGGCTGAGTAGACCATTTGGAAATACCCTTTTTGCTGGTGGCTTTGCTAATTCAAAGGCAACAGTGATAACGAACTGCATGTGAGGGAAAggtgtgcctgcagctgcactcCCAGAGTTGGGAGGGGTGAAGCACAGTCCTGTGGCAGTAACAGAAAGTAATGAGACTTTACCCTTTTACTGGACTAGCAATAGCTCATTCCTCTTCAGGTATTGCTTCCTGTGAGTGCCTCTGCAATGCAAAGATCTGATGTTGGTCCTTCCACAGTGCTTTGCAAATCCTAAGTCCCTTTTTGTTCCTTGCAGAGACTGGACCGAACTGCTTCCCCATCAACTAGCAGCATTGATTCTGCTACCGACTCACGGGACCGCAATGTGAAAGGGGAGACCATCTTGCAAAGAGTGCAGAGCATCCCTGGGAACGACCAGTGCTGTGACTGTGGTCAGCCAGATCCCCGGTGGGCCAGCATCAACCTGGGCATTCTGCTATGCATTGAGTGCTCTGGTATCCACAGGTATTCTAAGTGTGTTGCCAGCGAGATGCTTAGATTGCAAGCTCCTAGAAGAAGGTGGAGATTGAGTTATGAGTGAATAGTGTATGATGTTTGTACAGATGCAAAAGtagctgcttgctgcagcatCTGTGTGTGGGAACATCTGTGTGTCTGCAGTGCTGGTTCCCTTACAGTAGCTGCAGAGTAACCCAGAACAAAGGACACCAGGAAACAGCCTGGATAGTAATATTTTGGCTGCAGTGATGGTATTTAGCACTTGTTGTTTATGGAGTATTTTACTGACTTGTTTTATCCATGTTCCACCCATATATAACTGTACTTCTGAGCATTGCCCCTGCCAGCAAACTGAACTGCTGCATCACCAATCAACAGCACACGCTAATGAGCCATCAAACATTGATGATGTTCACCTCAAGTAGGGAACCCTTACTAGGGATGTAAAGACAAGGGAAGTAGAATGGAAGGATTCAAAGATAAATAGTACAGAAGAACAGCTTTTAATGTGAATAACGTAACAGGATTGATTTATATCACTTAAGCATTCCTACAATAGCTTCTAcaatcatttctgtttttgagGTGTTGTAaccatttcagttttcttccttttgaaggAGTCTAGGTGTCCACTGCTCCAAAGTCCGATCTCTCACCCTGGACTCCTGGGAGCCAGAGTTACTGAAAGTGAGTGTTGGCTTTTAACACCAAAATGTGGAAAATGCTGGGCAGGGAGGGCAGTCGTGCCTGGTAGCAGGAGTAACTCCTCACCTGAGTGCTTCATTCTCTCCTGGTTGTATTGCAGCTGATGTGCGAGCTGGGGAACAGCACCATGAATCAGATCTATGAGGCACAATGTGAAGAACTGGGACTTAAGAAACCAACAGCAGGGAGCTCCAGGTGAGTTTGAGTGCATGTACTGCTCCTACCAGCTTTGGGGAGAGTTATACAACCCCACTGACACTCAGCTCTACTCTGAGCAATCCGGGAAGCCAGACAGCAGGGCTGGCATTCGATGAGGGCCCAAACTCTCACTGAAGACGTGATGTGGCCTGGGTCAGCCCCTTCCACTCTCAGCACTCCTcgcttttgctttgaaatgtttttaggTTGGAGCAACTCTGCCTTTTTCATTCAGGCCTCAGTGTTTTTTAGAGCTCAAAGCAGGGTTGAGGAGCTGAGCCAGAGCAGCCTCATCTACCTGTAGCTGTTTGCTGTAGGGGAGCAGTGTGACCCTGTGCAGGGTTTGATGCTGTTCTTCTCCTAGGCAGGACAAGGAAGCCTGGATCAAGGTGAAATACGTGGAGAAGAAATTCCTGAAGAAGCTACCAAGTGGAGAGGCTCTGGCAGAGAACGAGCGGAAACCTCGACGTTGGTGTGTGAAGAAGTGCCAGAGGAACAACAGCACCACAAAAGCACCCACAGCTCGCAGGAAGTACCGCCACGAAGCGGGCAACGCATCACCAGCCATGTTGTCATCAGGTGGGAACCTCCCTGCTGGAGAAGGGCtctggctgctctcagtgcttTGGAATGACTTGCTGTGCAGCGTGCTCTGCTCCTTGTGTTTTGGTGGTGTGTGTGGGTACAGTGATGGCACCAAGAGCATGAGACACACAAAGCTCAGCGTGTTTAATTGTGGCTGTAGAACTCTTGCATCATTCATCTGCGTGTTGTTAACTGCTCGTTCCCAAATCTCTCTCAAACAGCAGCCACGCTGGAGAGGAAGTTCCGTCGAGATTCCCTCTTTTGCCCTGATGAACTGGACTCTCTCTTCTCCTACTTTGACACTGGTGCTGGCTCTGGCCCACGCAGTAagtacaaagaaagaaagaaagaaggtaGCCCTGCTTCTGGCAAGCTTTACCTCTCAACTCTTCTAAGGCATGTGCATTGCACCAGACTTAAGGCAAGGTATTGGCCTCACTGGAGAGGCATTCAGCTGGCCAAATCACAAACATCCTGGGTAAATATATGAGAAGAGTGATGGGGAATTACTTCTAACAACTCCAACCCATCGCTCTTTCTATTGCACTTATAATTTTAATATCCCATCCAGTCAGTCCTTGGTGTTCGCATTCTGGTagatggggttttttttcccccacgtTTTGACTTCCAGGCTATGCATTCCAtcaactttttttctggttttagttttggcttttaattttaatttttatttttcccatggtgtggtttttttttttttttgtgttgtttttttaaaagcaagtctTACTGCggacaatttttctttttgtgtttgtgacaAACTCCCCTCATATTCCGTCCACCTTCCTCTAGGTGCCAGCCACATCTCTATGCAGCATCCACTAACAGGAGGCCCATGGAGTGGCAGTGGCATTGGTCCCGGTGGGAGCGGTATGCCGTTCCTCCTGGACGGAGGTAAGGTGACGCTCTGGCAGCTAGCAGCAAAAGAGACACCCAAATTTTACTTGTTCCAAACCAAGCAGCAGAGGCAGTTATGTGTTTTCTTGCAACTGGAGCCCATCCGTGCTCCGGGTGTCAGGCTTTACTACATTTGAGCCAGCTTTCTTCTGAATGATGCCAATCAGGCTGGTGGCTGAGCATCACTGGGCCGTGTCTTGGTCCTGGCTGCACTGGCAGACAGCTGTTGGAGTGCCTAGCTTCAGAGTGAGATGCTGTGCGATGGCTTTCAGAGACTTGCTTTCCCAATTGCTGAAACTGAGAAGGGTCTCAAGTGCTCAGTTCAGATTCTTTTGTGGATCTGGATGCCAGAATCAAGACTGTGCAAGCACCGCAGAAATTGGTGTGAGTCTGTGTCTTCCATAGGTGATGTCACCACCAGAGAAAGACAACCCACTGACCTTTGTCCTCACAGTTGATGTAATTCTCTTCTGGATCAGTTAGTGGACATCACTGTCCTAATCTTTAGCTCCTATGGAGCACTGAATGAAGCTCAGCAGTGGTGGTGGTCAGTATGACACAGTGGAACAGCACTGAGCAACTGCAGTGGGAAGTCTGCATGTAGGTCTGTTAGCTTCTGTGCTGTCTTCGTTATCTGCCTTGGCTGGGCAAGTATTACTTGTGAGCTGTAATTTCAGTAGCATTTATTTAGACACCCTTCTTGATTTAGTACCTTAGATTTAGCTGCTTTGAaggtttctctgggcagccctgaGGTTGAGGTTTGTTGTTCTGCTTTGGTTTTCAAGGCTCTTCAGTTCTTGCAGGCTTCTTACTCTTTGCTGTGACTGCTCAACTCatgtttttgaaacattttgcctggcttgtttttctttctaatcacAGTGATTTGAGCGTAGGTAAATGTAAATCGTGGGCACTTAACATCTTGAGTTCTGGGATGAATAAAAGATAGATGTCCTGAACCCTGACAGTCACTGGCACGCTAAATGCAGCAGGACACAGAACCCAGCCAGCATTTCTAAGGAGCAGGGCAAAgatggtgccccatccctgttcTGCAGAGGCAATTTCCTTGTTGattcttccttcccttcattCATCCTCTTGACTGCTTTTGAATCTGAGTTCAAGAAGGTACAAAGTTGCTCATCCACTGACACACTGCATGTCCTTGGCTTCTTCTCTTTGTGACACCACTTATTGTGTGAAATCAGCTGCCTTGTAGCTTTTACCAGTCAAGCAGGGAAGGCGTGAAGCTCCATGAGGAGACAGAAGGGTGAAAGAGCTAATGGTCAATGCCTTAAGAGATTGGTTTGAGATGCACTCTACTGGCATTATTTGGCCCAGTCGTGGTCAGTAATCAAGAGCAACGAATTGGCAAATGCCTCAGTAACAACTGAAAAGCTCTGGAGAAAGCACAGAGTGAAACTGATGTTATAAACAGCGAAAGCAAAGGGGTGTCTTTATTTACTTATGACACTGTGCAACCTGCTGCAAAGttgtctctgctgctgctctgctccagtcTACGTCACAGCGTCCCTCATGGATTGCAGCAAGTGCTGTCCTCGACAGTCCAGAGTGCCATGGCAGTGTTGGAGCATCCCTGCATGAATGGCAACGTGGGGACATGGACACCATAAGGCTTTGCAGTTTTTCCTTGGGCAGTTTTACTGAGTGGGGCTAAATGGGGTAGAAGTCTCCCTCTCCCTTGCCAGCAGTACCTGGTGCAATGTGTTTGTGATGCTCTGCACAGCCCTTTTCCCTTGTGGTCTCAGCTTTGACTGGTGCTGGAATGCCTGGGTATTAAAATGGCCttggcttttcttctgttggCCCTGCAGGTCTGAGCAGTGACAGCGGACTTGGAGGAAGCACAGATGGCAGCACTGATATCCTGGTGTTTGGCTCTGTGGTGGACAGCGTGACAGAGGAAGGTGGGTGTCACAAACAGGCTGGTGATGGAAGTAGGGTAGGGAACAGCTGGGAAGATGGGATGGTTATGATTATTTGGTGCCAAGACCTGCAGAAAACGTACAAATTGGAAACTCCAGGCTTTTGGGTCACgtctttccatctctttcctGCCCCTCAGAGTGTGAGGTATCAGAGGAGTCAAGTGGAGAAGCAGAGATTGAACAGGAGGCATCAGATCTGGAGGACCTGAGGGAGCTGCATCCTGGCTTGTTGATCTACAAGGCAGCACAGGCCCGAAACCTGCCGCTCATGGCAGAAGCCCTGGCACATGGGGCTGAAGTCAACTGGGTGAATgatgaagatgaaaacaaaactccTCTGGTTCAAGCTGTGATGGGGGTACGTTGTGCTCGTGGTCGGGAGGCTGTGGTTGGGAATGGGAGGTCTTGGCTCCAGTTTGGAGGTCGCTGACAACATACAGCATGGTGTATGGCTTGTGCATCCTCTCAGTACTGCTGGCAGGATTTATTGAGAAATTCCCCTTTACCTTGCCAGGGCTCCTTGATAGCCTGTGAATTCCTGCTGCAGAATGGGGCAGACGTTAACCAAAAAGATAGCAGAGGCCGGGCTCCCTTGCATCATGCCACGTATATGGGACATACTGGGTGAGTCCTTTGCACGCTGCTCTGATTTGCTGCATCACCCTGGGGTGGGCAAAAGAGCTGGGCTTTGGGTGGATCTTCATCCCAAACGGTGGTTAAGAAGGCAATCTGCCCTGTGAAGGTGGGATTTCTGTTGATggtctttcctttctcttgtgCAGCCAGGTCTGCTTGTTCCTCAAGCGAGGGGCAAACCAGCACGCAGTGGACAGTGACGGGCAGGACCCGCTCAGTATTGCAGTCCAGGCAGCCAACGCAGACATTGTTACCTTGTAAGTGCAGCCTGGACCTTCCCTGTAGGTGGAAATGCTGCTTGTGGATAACCAGGAGGAAGAAGTAACTAAAcatttctccctttgctttccCTGTTTCACTCTAGGCTGCGTCTGGCTCGAATGAATGAGGAAATGCGAGAAGCAGAGGGCCCCTTTGGACAGCCAGGTCAATATCCCAGCAACAGCCCCACTGAGCTCCAGTACAAGAAGTGTATACAGGAGTTCATCAGCCTTAATATAGATGAGTGTTAGTGACAACTTCCCCACCTCCCCTTTTGCTGTCTTGAAATGGGGCTGGATTTTTGGAAGCCCCAAGAGCCCCATCCTTGGTATACTGGTGTTTCTAGCAGATTGGTCTGTTTTTGATGCCTGAGCATATGGGTTGAAATGCACGCAGGAAGGAATGGGGTCTTTCCTCTTAGTGTGAAGTTCTCATACTTGACTACTGGATGGTTGATTTTGTGTAGGAGACTCTTGGGGCATAACCACAGACCATGATGTGTGGATTTGAGTGCGTGAAAAGTATGGGAGATGAGTTTAGCgttaaataaagagaaaaaaaaaacacaaaacaaaaaaaaaaaaaaaaagggaaagaagaaaaggaaacccTCTATCACCAGGAGAAGCCCACCAACAATACGGTCAGACGAACCTGTCGTGTCTCTCCTTCAGTGCAGTCACCGCGCGCTGAATTCTTGTCTGAACCATTTGTTTGGAAGGGATTCTGATGGGGAGCCCTCTCCTGGCAGTGTGCCCAGCAGCCTGCTTTCTCCTGGGAGTCTGCAGCATCTGCGAGCTGCTGGGACCAGTTTAGAAAACTCAGACGTGACCTCTTAAGTTGGGAACGTGGTGTTTCTTGGGGTTAATTCTTCGCTCCAGAAGGCAAAAGAGAAGGGGTAGAATTGAGAGCGATGGCTGCCCACCTTACTTGCTCTCAGGACTATTACTAGCCACGCTCCCCTTTTATTGGCCTTGGTGGTTAGCTGGTCAAAGCCATAGCTCACCTGCTTCCTGGACCAAGATGCAGTCTGCACAGTGGTAGGAAGCAGCGATGCTAATCTGTTGAGGCTGGGAGAAGCTTGTCGCTGGCGATGGGCTTTTGTGTCAGGGAAGAAAAGCCAAGTCCAACTCCCAGTGCCAAAACGGCTGTCTGCACGATGccatttggtttggtttgtttcctAGTCACCGGATTTCTGACTTTGTATCTCTGTGAAGGAGACTTCTACCTGCATGTGTATCCCTCTGTGCTCACCCCGCATGTGAGTAGGGCATCTCAGCAGCTGGCCCAGGGACTTTTGAGTTTCCCTGATCCAGTGGCCAGCACAATCTTCTTctggtttctttcctttctggtgTTATTCTTTGCTGGAGTG from Lagopus muta isolate bLagMut1 chromosome 21, bLagMut1 primary, whole genome shotgun sequence includes the following:
- the ACAP3 gene encoding arf-GAP with coiled-coil, ANK repeat and PH domain-containing protein 3 isoform X3, with the protein product MTVEFEECIKDSPRFRATIDEVETDVVEIEAKLDKLVKLCSGMIEAGKAYITTNKHFVSGVRDLSQQCKKDEMISECLDKFGDSLQEMINYHMILFDQAQRSVRQQLHNFVKDDVRKFKETKKQFDKVREDMEISLVKNAQAPRHKPHEVEEATGTLTITRKCFRHLALDYVLQINVLQAKKKFEILDAMLSFMHAQYTFFQQGYSLLHELDPYMKKLATELDQLVIDSAVEKREMEHKHAMIQQRDFSYDDSKVEFNVDAPNGVVMEGYLFKRASNAFKTWNRRWFSIQNSQLVYQKKLKDVLTVVVEDLRLCTVKPCEDIERRFCFEVVSPTKSCMLQADSEKLRQAWIQAVQASIASAYRESPDSYYIERLDRTASPSTSSIDSATDSRDRNVKGETILQRVQSIPGNDQCCDCGQPDPRWASINLGILLCIECSGIHRSLGVHCSKVRSLTLDSWEPELLKLMCELGNSTMNQIYEAQCEELGLKKPTAGSSRQDKEAWIKVKYVEKKFLKKLPSGEALAENERKPRRWCVKKCQRNNSTTKAPTARRKYRHEAGNASPAMLSSAATLERKFRRDSLFCPDELDSLFSYFDTGAGSGPRSPAGLSSDSGLGGSTDGSTDILVFGSVVDSVTEEECEVSEESSGEAEIEQEASDLEDLRELHPGLLIYKAAQARNLPLMAEALAHGAEVNWVNDEDENKTPLVQAVMGGSLIACEFLLQNGADVNQKDSRGRAPLHHATYMGHTGQVCLFLKRGANQHAVDSDGQDPLSIAVQAANADIVTLLRLARMNEEMREAEGPFGQPGQYPSNSPTELQYKKCIQEFISLNIDEC
- the ACAP3 gene encoding arf-GAP with coiled-coil, ANK repeat and PH domain-containing protein 3 isoform X5, with the protein product MIEAGKAYITTNKHFVSGVRDLSQQCKKDEMISECLDKFGDSLQEMINYHMILFDQAQRSVRQQLHNFVKDDVRKFKETKKQFDKVREDMEISLVKNAQAPRHKPHEVEEATGTLTITRKCFRHLALDYVLQINVLQAKKKFEILDAMLSFMHAQYTFFQQGYSLLHELDPYMKKLATELDQLVIDSAVEKREMEHKHAMIQQRDFSYDDSKVEFNVDAPNGVVMEGYLFKRASNAFKTWNRRWFSIQNSQLVYQKKLKDVLTVVVEDLRLCTVKPCEDIERRFCFEVVSPTKSCMLQADSEKLRQAWIQAVQASIASAYRESPDSYYIERLDRTASPSTSSIDSATDSRDRNVKGETILQRVQSIPGNDQCCDCGQPDPRWASINLGILLCIECSGIHRSLGVHCSKVRSLTLDSWEPELLKLMCELGNSTMNQIYEAQCEELGLKKPTAGSSRQDKEAWIKVKYVEKKFLKKLPSGEALAENERKPRRWCVKKCQRNNSTTKAPTARRKYRHEAGNASPAMLSSAATLERKFRRDSLFCPDELDSLFSYFDTGAGSGPRSASHISMQHPLTGGPWSGSGIGPGGSGMPFLLDGGLSSDSGLGGSTDGSTDILVFGSVVDSVTEEECEVSEESSGEAEIEQEASDLEDLRELHPGLLIYKAAQARNLPLMAEALAHGAEVNWVNDEDENKTPLVQAVMGGSLIACEFLLQNGADVNQKDSRGRAPLHHATYMGHTGQVCLFLKRGANQHAVDSDGQDPLSIAVQAANADIVTLLRLARMNEEMREAEGPFGQPGQYPSNSPTELQYKKCIQEFISLNIDEC
- the ACAP3 gene encoding arf-GAP with coiled-coil, ANK repeat and PH domain-containing protein 3 isoform X6; translation: MSCRPRRSLRYWMRLHGSAYQLLGLPWRFCLSGTARGLQMLSFMHAQYTFFQQGYSLLHELDPYMKKLATELDQLVIDSAVEKREMEHKHAMIQQRDFSYDDSKVEFNVDAPNGVVMEGYLFKRASNAFKTWNRRWFSIQNSQLVYQKKLKDVLTVVVEDLRLCTVKPCEDIERRFCFEVVSPTKSCMLQADSEKLRQAWIQAVQASIASAYRESPDSYYIERLDRTASPSTSSIDSATDSRDRNVKGETILQRVQSIPGNDQCCDCGQPDPRWASINLGILLCIECSGIHRSLGVHCSKVRSLTLDSWEPELLKLMCELGNSTMNQIYEAQCEELGLKKPTAGSSRQDKEAWIKVKYVEKKFLKKLPSGEALAENERKPRRWCVKKCQRNNSTTKAPTARRKYRHEAGNASPAMLSSAATLERKFRRDSLFCPDELDSLFSYFDTGAGSGPRSASHISMQHPLTGGPWSGSGIGPGGSGMPFLLDGGLSSDSGLGGSTDGSTDILVFGSVVDSVTEEECEVSEESSGEAEIEQEASDLEDLRELHPGLLIYKAAQARNLPLMAEALAHGAEVNWVNDEDENKTPLVQAVMGGSLIACEFLLQNGADVNQKDSRGRAPLHHATYMGHTGQVCLFLKRGANQHAVDSDGQDPLSIAVQAANADIVTLLRLARMNEEMREAEGPFGQPGQYPSNSPTELQYKKCIQEFISLNIDEC
- the ACAP3 gene encoding arf-GAP with coiled-coil, ANK repeat and PH domain-containing protein 3 isoform X2 → MTVEFEECIKDSPRFRATIDEVETDVVEIEAKLDKLVKLCSGMIEAGKAYITTNKHFVSGVRDLSQQCKKDEMISECLDKFGDSLQEMINYHMILFDQAQRSVRQQLHNFVKDDVRKFKETKKQFDKVREDMEISLVKNAQAPRHKPHEVEEATGTLTITRKCFRHLALDYVLQINVLQAKKKFEILDAMLSFMHAQYTFFQQGYSLLHELDPYMKKLATELDQLVIDSAVEKREMEHKHAMIQQRDFSYDDSKVEFNVDAPNGVVMEGYLFKRASNAFKTWNRRWFSIQNSQLVYQKKLKDVLTVVVEDLRLCTVKPCEDIERRFCFEVVSPTKSCMLQADSEKLRQAWIQAVQASIASAYRESPDSYYIERLDRTASPSTSSIDSATDSRDRNVKGETILQRVQSIPGNDQCCDCGQPDPRWASINLGILLCIECSGIHRSLGVHCSKVRSLTLDSWEPELLKLMCELGNSTMNQIYEAQCEELGLKKPTAGSSRQDKEAWIKVKYVEKKFLKKLPSGEALAENERKPRRWCVKKCQRNNSTTKAPTARRKYRHEAGNASPAMLSSATLERKFRRDSLFCPDELDSLFSYFDTGAGSGPRSASHISMQHPLTGGPWSGSGIGPGGSGMPFLLDGGLSSDSGLGGSTDGSTDILVFGSVVDSVTEEECEVSEESSGEAEIEQEASDLEDLRELHPGLLIYKAAQARNLPLMAEALAHGAEVNWVNDEDENKTPLVQAVMGGSLIACEFLLQNGADVNQKDSRGRAPLHHATYMGHTGQVCLFLKRGANQHAVDSDGQDPLSIAVQAANADIVTLLRLARMNEEMREAEGPFGQPGQYPSNSPTELQYKKCIQEFISLNIDEC
- the ACAP3 gene encoding arf-GAP with coiled-coil, ANK repeat and PH domain-containing protein 3 isoform X1, with amino-acid sequence MTVEFEECIKDSPRFRATIDEVETDVVEIEAKLDKLVKLCSGMIEAGKAYITTNKHFVSGVRDLSQQCKKDEMISECLDKFGDSLQEMINYHMILFDQAQRSVRQQLHNFVKDDVRKFKETKKQFDKVREDMEISLVKNAQAPRHKPHEVEEATGTLTITRKCFRHLALDYVLQINVLQAKKKFEILDAMLSFMHAQYTFFQQGYSLLHELDPYMKKLATELDQLVIDSAVEKREMEHKHAMIQQRDFSYDDSKVEFNVDAPNGVVMEGYLFKRASNAFKTWNRRWFSIQNSQLVYQKKLKDVLTVVVEDLRLCTVKPCEDIERRFCFEVVSPTKSCMLQADSEKLRQAWIQAVQASIASAYRESPDSYYIERLDRTASPSTSSIDSATDSRDRNVKGETILQRVQSIPGNDQCCDCGQPDPRWASINLGILLCIECSGIHRSLGVHCSKVRSLTLDSWEPELLKLMCELGNSTMNQIYEAQCEELGLKKPTAGSSRQDKEAWIKVKYVEKKFLKKLPSGEALAENERKPRRWCVKKCQRNNSTTKAPTARRKYRHEAGNASPAMLSSAATLERKFRRDSLFCPDELDSLFSYFDTGAGSGPRSASHISMQHPLTGGPWSGSGIGPGGSGMPFLLDGGLSSDSGLGGSTDGSTDILVFGSVVDSVTEEECEVSEESSGEAEIEQEASDLEDLRELHPGLLIYKAAQARNLPLMAEALAHGAEVNWVNDEDENKTPLVQAVMGGSLIACEFLLQNGADVNQKDSRGRAPLHHATYMGHTGQVCLFLKRGANQHAVDSDGQDPLSIAVQAANADIVTLLRLARMNEEMREAEGPFGQPGQYPSNSPTELQYKKCIQEFISLNIDEC